In Edaphobacter paludis, a single window of DNA contains:
- the larE gene encoding ATP-dependent sacrificial sulfur transferase LarE has product MDLAQKSALLQTTLRDLGGLLVAYSGGTDSAYLAYAAHQVLGDNMLAVIADSASLPRAELAAALDFAAQYNIPVQILHTEELENPDYQRNDSKRCFHCKDELFTRMESERETRGFRHIAYGMNLDDRGEFRPGQQAAAQHHAVAPLVTAQLTKAEIRQLAHEAGLKVWDKPASACLSSRIEYGRPVTRENLSQVEQAEEALHALGFQQVRVRHHGDLARIEIAREELPRALSLETLDRITAALRAIGFLYITLDTQGYRSGSMNDILPAASITPAGQ; this is encoded by the coding sequence ATGGACCTTGCGCAAAAATCCGCACTTCTGCAGACCACCCTTCGCGACCTCGGTGGCCTTCTCGTTGCCTACTCCGGCGGAACCGACTCCGCCTACCTTGCCTATGCCGCTCATCAAGTCCTCGGCGACAACATGCTGGCCGTTATCGCGGACTCCGCATCCCTGCCCCGCGCTGAACTGGCCGCAGCCCTAGACTTTGCCGCCCAGTACAACATTCCGGTCCAGATTCTGCACACCGAGGAGCTGGAAAATCCCGATTACCAACGCAACGACAGCAAACGCTGCTTCCACTGCAAGGACGAGCTCTTCACGCGCATGGAGTCCGAACGCGAGACTCGAGGCTTCCGGCACATCGCCTACGGCATGAACCTCGACGACCGCGGCGAGTTTCGCCCGGGCCAGCAGGCTGCCGCCCAACACCACGCCGTCGCCCCCCTGGTGACTGCACAGCTCACCAAGGCCGAGATTCGCCAGCTCGCCCATGAAGCCGGTCTCAAAGTGTGGGACAAGCCAGCCTCAGCCTGTCTCTCCTCACGTATCGAGTACGGCCGCCCGGTTACCCGCGAGAACCTCTCGCAGGTCGAGCAGGCCGAAGAGGCCCTCCACGCCCTTGGCTTCCAGCAGGTCCGCGTTCGTCACCACGGCGATCTGGCGCGAATTGAGATCGCCCGCGAAGAACTTCCCCGCGCCCTTTCGCTTGAAACTCTCGACCGTATCACCGCCGCTCTGCGCGCCATCGGCTTCCTCTATATCACCCTCGACACCCAGGGCTACCGCTCCGGCAGTATGAACGACATACTCCCTGCCGCGTCCATTACTCCCGCCGGTCAGTGA
- the carA gene encoding glutamine-hydrolyzing carbamoyl-phosphate synthase small subunit — protein sequence MQAILALEDGRIFRGKSFGAGAECSGEVVFNTSLTGYQEIFTDPSYAGQIVVLTNPHIGNYGTTPHDAEATRPYIEGLVTREFSPMSSNWRSTQVADEYLERYGVPVIAEIDTRAVVRHLRANGVMRGVIASGENLDVDALVAKARSIKKMEGTDLASIVTTRTVYQWDANEPKNQTGDSLLMPSENAEGKQMHVVAYDFGIKENILRMLTRENCRVTVVPAKTPAEEVLALNPDGVFFSNGPGDPEPLEYAVENVRKLQGNIPIFGICLGHQIFGLALGGKTYKLKFGHHGGNHPIMNHQTGKVEITAQNHNFNVDPESLPANVERTHTNLNDQTLAGLKHKTDPMFSVQYHPEASPGPHDSHYLFRDFRKMMEEWKK from the coding sequence ATGCAAGCAATACTGGCGCTTGAAGACGGGCGCATCTTTCGTGGCAAGAGTTTTGGCGCAGGAGCGGAATGCTCCGGCGAGGTGGTCTTCAATACATCGCTGACCGGCTATCAGGAGATCTTTACCGATCCCTCCTATGCGGGCCAGATTGTGGTTCTAACGAATCCGCATATTGGAAACTATGGGACGACACCGCACGATGCGGAGGCCACACGGCCTTACATCGAAGGGTTGGTGACGCGTGAGTTTTCGCCGATGAGTTCGAACTGGCGCTCGACGCAGGTTGCCGATGAGTATCTTGAGCGCTATGGCGTGCCGGTGATCGCGGAGATCGACACACGGGCTGTGGTGCGGCATCTGCGCGCCAATGGCGTGATGCGTGGCGTGATTGCGAGTGGCGAGAACCTGGATGTAGATGCGCTGGTTGCGAAGGCGCGCTCGATCAAGAAGATGGAAGGCACCGATCTTGCCAGCATCGTGACAACCAGAACCGTATACCAATGGGATGCCAACGAGCCGAAAAACCAGACTGGTGATTCTCTGCTGATGCCTTCGGAAAATGCGGAAGGGAAGCAGATGCATGTGGTGGCTTATGATTTCGGCATCAAGGAAAACATTCTGCGGATGCTGACGCGCGAGAACTGCAGGGTGACTGTTGTTCCGGCGAAGACTCCTGCCGAAGAAGTACTGGCGTTGAATCCAGACGGAGTCTTCTTCTCCAATGGGCCGGGCGATCCGGAACCGCTGGAGTATGCGGTCGAAAATGTGAGGAAATTGCAGGGAAATATTCCCATCTTCGGGATCTGTTTAGGACACCAGATATTTGGGCTGGCGCTCGGTGGCAAGACCTACAAGCTGAAGTTTGGGCATCATGGCGGCAACCATCCGATCATGAACCACCAGACCGGCAAGGTGGAGATTACGGCTCAGAACCATAACTTCAATGTCGATCCGGAATCGCTGCCGGCGAATGTCGAACGGACGCATACGAACCTGAACGATCAGACGCTGGCTGGGTTGAAGCATAAGACCGATCCCATGTTCAGCGTGCAATATCACCCGGAGGCAAGTCCGGGGCCGCACGATTCGCATTATCTCTTCCGGGATTTTCGGAAGATGATGGAAGAGTGGAAGAAGTAA